Proteins from a genomic interval of Nitrosomonas sp.:
- a CDS encoding LysM peptidoglycan-binding domain-containing protein: protein MRILTIITAILFARLVSLPLVSASEIKLQDNAPMRYVVTRGDTLWGVAARYLRDPWRWPDIWQANRHDIANPHRIYPGDIIVMEKTAQGVRLRISEENGTIRLSPRVRSESLTLRAIPSIPADRIEPFLSKPLVVERHALDRAPVILGASDERVILSTGDKVYVLNMPIDQGQKWQVFRGGKALLDPDVVDRILGYEANYLGDIEIMDFAETSSGMVTHSAREILKGDRLVPAVTSTIGDYFPHAPDFGISGRIISVYDGVNEIGENAIVTLNKGRLDAIEPGHVLAVYRKQQIRSHESKWVDAPDERIGLVFVFRVFDRVAYALVVQSRQAIKVLDAVKTP, encoded by the coding sequence ATGCGTATATTGACCATTATAACTGCGATTTTATTCGCTAGACTGGTTTCCCTCCCGCTTGTCAGTGCCAGTGAAATCAAGTTACAGGACAATGCGCCAATGCGCTATGTTGTGACGAGAGGGGATACGCTGTGGGGAGTTGCGGCACGTTATCTGCGGGACCCGTGGCGTTGGCCGGATATCTGGCAGGCAAACCGTCATGACATTGCCAATCCGCACCGGATTTATCCTGGCGACATTATTGTGATGGAAAAAACTGCGCAAGGTGTGCGTCTGCGAATTTCTGAGGAAAACGGTACGATCAGACTGTCTCCCCGGGTGCGATCGGAATCACTTACTTTGCGAGCGATACCAAGCATTCCTGCTGACCGGATAGAGCCATTTCTGAGCAAACCGTTGGTGGTGGAACGTCATGCCCTGGATCGAGCACCGGTGATTCTTGGTGCCAGCGATGAGCGTGTGATTCTCAGTACGGGTGACAAGGTGTATGTGCTGAATATGCCAATCGACCAAGGGCAAAAATGGCAGGTATTTCGTGGTGGGAAGGCGCTGCTTGATCCTGATGTGGTGGATCGTATTCTCGGATATGAGGCAAACTATCTGGGAGATATTGAAATAATGGATTTCGCAGAGACCAGCTCGGGCATGGTGACCCATTCAGCACGAGAAATTCTAAAAGGGGATCGTCTGGTTCCGGCTGTTACCTCTACCATCGGTGATTATTTTCCACATGCACCCGATTTCGGTATATCCGGACGCATTATTTCCGTTTATGACGGAGTTAATGAGATTGGAGAAAATGCAATTGTTACTCTGAATAAAGGCCGTCTGGACGCCATTGAGCCTGGGCATGTGCTTGCTGTATATCGCAAGCAGCAGATTCGTTCTCATGAAAGTAAGTGGGTCGATGCGCCAGATGAGCGCATCGGTCTGGTTTTCGTTTTTCGGGTGTTTGACCGGGTTGCTTATGCATTAGTGGTGCAAAGCCGTCAGGCAATTAAGGTGCTTGATGCTGTTAAAACACCCTGA
- the def gene encoding peptide deformylase → MAILQILHYPDERLHRIARAVPQITAEITELARDMAETMYAAVGIGLAATQVNVHQRVVVIDISEAHNDLLVLINPEITASSGISSFQEGCLSVPGIFDTVSRAEQITVQATGLDGKAFTLEATGLLAVCIQHEMDHLLGKVFVEYLSPFKQSRILRKLKKQARKQIA, encoded by the coding sequence ATGGCAATTCTACAAATACTCCACTATCCCGATGAACGACTGCACCGAATCGCGCGCGCCGTTCCGCAAATCACTGCAGAAATTACCGAACTGGCCAGGGATATGGCTGAAACCATGTACGCTGCCGTTGGCATTGGGTTGGCTGCCACCCAGGTAAATGTTCACCAACGCGTGGTCGTCATTGATATTTCCGAGGCTCATAACGATCTACTGGTCTTGATCAATCCGGAAATTACCGCCAGCAGCGGTATATCCTCATTCCAGGAGGGTTGCCTATCCGTACCAGGCATTTTTGACACAGTTTCGCGTGCCGAACAAATTACGGTCCAGGCAACCGGGCTCGATGGCAAAGCTTTTACGTTGGAAGCAACTGGCCTGCTGGCGGTCTGCATCCAGCACGAAATGGATCATTTACTGGGCAAGGTTTTTGTCGAATACCTATCTCCATTCAAACAATCGCGTATTCTGCGTAAGCTGAAAAAACAGGCTCGCAAACAAATTGCCTGA
- the dprA gene encoding DNA-protecting protein DprA, producing the protein MSIDRDIESWLRLGLIKGLSGGAIRKLLTAFGSPDEIFATNIHSLERVVKKPVASRIFQREVDEGNFVRTIDWLSDPANSLITLVDPDYPVALLNIPDPPPILYFKGQRHLLALPALAMVGSRHATPQGLTNARAFAEAASHAGFCVVSGLAQGIDAAVHEGGLRGAGSSMAVVGTGLDIVYPARNHVLAHQLAKVGALISEFPLGTPAIGSNFPRRNRLISGLSQACLVIEATLHSGSLITARLALEQGREVMAIPGSIHSPLSKGCHALIKQGAKLVENIQDILDELNCFSGQHSDAGQVSLQQENVIEHKQGDAALLVYLGHDAADIDTLCERSGFTAEAVSTMLLTLELEGKIGSLPGGRYQRIS; encoded by the coding sequence ATGTCGATTGATCGGGATATCGAATCCTGGCTTCGTCTTGGTTTGATTAAAGGATTGAGTGGTGGTGCAATCCGAAAATTACTTACCGCTTTTGGTAGTCCCGACGAGATTTTTGCCACAAACATTCATTCGCTTGAGCGCGTGGTCAAAAAACCGGTTGCTTCCCGTATTTTTCAGCGTGAGGTGGATGAGGGAAATTTTGTCAGAACGATTGACTGGCTGTCCGATCCGGCTAACAGTCTAATTACGCTGGTTGATCCTGACTACCCTGTTGCGCTCCTCAATATTCCCGATCCTCCCCCTATTCTCTATTTCAAGGGACAACGCCATCTGCTTGCGCTGCCGGCGCTTGCCATGGTGGGTAGTCGTCATGCTACTCCGCAAGGATTGACTAATGCCAGAGCATTTGCAGAGGCTGCGAGCCATGCCGGATTTTGCGTTGTGAGTGGTCTGGCGCAGGGAATTGATGCGGCTGTACATGAAGGTGGCTTGCGGGGAGCGGGTTCCAGTATGGCTGTGGTTGGGACGGGCCTGGATATCGTGTATCCGGCCAGAAATCACGTGCTGGCGCATCAATTGGCAAAAGTGGGTGCGCTGATCTCAGAATTTCCCTTAGGCACTCCTGCGATTGGAAGTAATTTTCCGCGACGCAACCGTCTTATCAGCGGCCTGAGTCAGGCTTGTCTGGTCATTGAAGCTACGCTGCACAGCGGATCGCTTATTACCGCCAGGCTGGCGCTGGAACAGGGGCGTGAAGTCATGGCTATTCCTGGTTCGATTCACTCGCCGTTGTCAAAAGGCTGTCATGCACTGATCAAGCAAGGTGCCAAATTGGTTGAAAATATTCAGGATATTCTGGATGAACTCAACTGTTTCTCCGGGCAGCATTCTGATGCGGGACAAGTTAGTCTGCAGCAGGAAAATGTAATCGAGCATAAGCAGGGTGATGCCGCATTGCTGGTTTACCTGGGGCACGATGCTGCAGATATTGACACATTGTGCGAACGCAGTGGCTTCACGGCGGAGGCGGTGTCAACTATGCTGTTGACTCTGGAATTGGAGGGGAAAATAGGGAGTTTGCCCGGGGGGCGCTATCAGCGCATCAGTTGA